A genomic window from Salvelinus alpinus chromosome 10, SLU_Salpinus.1, whole genome shotgun sequence includes:
- the LOC139532522 gene encoding uncharacterized protein isoform X3, with the protein MLRVVGHLLCLIICCRGADGLTETLVELGQNATINCSLNIESAYWYIQHQPQPPLAILRSFTSSSPAAFYYNNNYRQKYSLETGNRLFMQNVTVDDCGVFYCAKKEESRLIFSNGTRLMTADKPDIQLSKPDIQLSKPDIQLSKPDIQLSKPDIQLSKPDLQLQVIMGELSSVHLQCSECYSDGYDPGAYLDLAMSEQELSFNTSTKTPNRPEVLVTGLCDPVDWTPRETNS; encoded by the exons ATGCTGAGAGTTGTGGGACATCTGTTGT GTCTCATTATATGCTGTCGGGGAGCTGATGGCTTGACAGAGACACTGGTGGAACTTGGACAGAACGCAACCATAAACTGTTCTCTAAACATAGAAAGTGCATACTGGTACATACAGCACCAACCACAGCCTCCACTGGCCATACTCCGCTCTTTCACTAGTAGTAGTCCTGCTGCTTTTTATTACAATAATAATTATAGACAGAAATATTCATTAGAAACAGGAAATAGGTTGTTCATGCAGAATGTAACAGTAGATGATTGTGGCGTGTTCTACTGTGCAAAAAAAGAAGAGAGTAGATTGATATTCAGCAATGGTACCAGACTCATGACCGCTG ACAAACCAGACATCCAGCTATCCAAACCAGACATCCAGCTATCCAAACCAGACATCCAGCTATCCAAACCAGACATCCAGCTATCCAAACCAGACATCCAGCTATCCAAACCAGACCTCCAACTACAGGTCATCATGGGAGAACTGTCTTCTGTTCATTTACAGTGTTCTGAATGTTATTCTGATGGTTATGATCCTGG TGCTTATCTTGACCTTGCCATGTCAGAACAGGAACTCTCCTTCAATACTAGCACCAAGACGCCGAATAGACCAGAG